The Brassica napus cultivar Da-Ae chromosome C7, Da-Ae, whole genome shotgun sequence genome has a segment encoding these proteins:
- the LOC106409375 gene encoding protein SHI RELATED SEQUENCE 2 produces MAGMFSLGGNNNNNNGDQEEGNQQQQKTNWVWYRSNTNTNNINPSSSVWQIPPEQQILMHHHQPHPQQQSIDLDPGHQIDVSDISTSSRSITISCRDCGNQAKKDCTHLRCRTCCKSRGFDCSTHVRSTWIPVARRRERQQQLHMSTSGGGGRGGSGGLSIPKRHRDTTLPGTSSSRLPSDSAGLEMGKATFPPEVSSDALFRCVKMSGVDEGGDGQYAYQTTVNIGGHLFKGILYDQGPESSYMSGGSGGSDHHSSSAGGGNTSNTPAIADGGRGGSSAMFVDPNSGSYYSSNMMTMFVPPGTQFYQNPPRS; encoded by the exons ATGGCTGGGATGTTTTCACTAGgaggaaacaacaacaacaacaacggagaccaagaagaaggaaatcaacaacaacaaaagacaAACTGGGTTTGGTATAGATCAAACACAAACACCAATAATATTAACCCAAGCTCGAGCGTATGGCAGATTCCACCAGAGCAACAGATTCTCATGCACCACCATCAACCACATCCACAACAACAAAGCATAGATCTTGATCCAGGTCATCAGATAGACGTCTCTGATATATCCACATCATCAAGATCCATCACCATAAGCTGTCGGGACTGTGGAAACCAAGCCAAGAAAGATTGCACTCACCTGCGTTGCAGAACTTGCTGTAAGAGCCGCGGCTTCGATTGTTCCACTCACGTTAGGAGCACGTGGATTCCCGTTGCGAGACGCCGCGAGAGACAACAGCAGCTTCATATGTCAACATCTGGAGGCGGAGGCCGTGGTGGTAGCGGCGGTTTGAGTATCCCTAAACGTCATAGGGATACTACTCTTCCGGGAACATCCTCCTCTCGCTTACCATCCGACTCAGCAG GGTTAGAAATGGGGAAGGCGACTTTTCCACCCGAAGTGAGCTCTGATGCGCTTTTCCGGTGTGTAAAAATGAGCGGCGTAGACGAAGGAGGAGATGGTCAATACGCTTATCAAACGACGGTGAACATCGGAGGTCATCTCTTCAAAGGAATTCTATATGACCAAGGCCCTGAAAGCAGCTACATGAGTGGTGGCAGTGGCGGAAGCGATCATCATAGCTCTTCTGCAGGAGGTGGAAATACGTCTAATACTCCAGCTATAGCAgacggtggaagaggaggatcCTCGGCGATGTTTGTAGATCCTAATTCTGGTAGTTACTATTCAAGTAACATGATGACGATGTTCGTGCCACCAGGTACGCAATTCTATCAAAACCCACCAAGATCTTGA
- the LOC106408605 gene encoding purple acid phosphatase 6-like: protein MNSIHFFLLSLVLLNITTVINGGMTSKYVRQALPSIEMSLETFPPPSGHNVPEQVHLTQGDHDGRAMIVSWVTPLNLAGTNVVTYWIAGNSSDVKPAKKKAHGSTSSYRFYDYTSGFLHHANIKGLEYDTKYIYEVGTAKSVRQFHFTTPPKVGPDVPYTFGIIGDLGQTYASNETLYHYMSNPKGQAVLFAGDLSYADDQPNHDQRKWDTWGRFMEPCAAYQPFIFAAGNHEIDFAPEIGEPHAFKPYMHRYPNSYKSSGSISPLWYSVRRGPAHIIILSSYSAYGKYTPQYLWLEQELKNVNREETPWLIVIVHSPWYNSNNYHYMEGESMRIAFESWLVNSKVDLVLAGHVHAYERSERFSNIKYNITNGLSTPVKDLNAPMYITIGDGGNIEGIANSYTDPQPSYSAYREASFGHALLEIKNKTHALYTWHRNQDNEPVAADSIMLYNRYNLQTDE from the exons ATGAACTCAATCCATTTCTTCCTATTATCTCTAGTGCTTCTGAACATTACCACTGTAATCAATGGTGGAATGACAAGTAAATACGTTAGACAAGCTCTACCATCGATTGAGATGTCTCTGGAAACATTTCCTCCACCCTCTGGTCATAATGTTCCTGAACAG GTTCATCTAACGCAAGGAGACCATGACGGACGTGCCATGATCGTCTCGTGGGTAACACCGTTAAATCTAGCTGGTACTAACGTCGTTACTTACTGGATCGCTGGTAACAGCAGCGACGTGAAGCCGGCAAAGAAGAAAGCTCATGGTTCAACGTCCTCTTACAGATTCTATGACTATACTTCTGGTTTTCTTCATCACGCTAACATTAAAGGGCTCGAG TATGATACTAAGTACATCTACGAGGTTGGTACCGCTAAATCCGTTAGACAATTCCACTTCACGACTCCTCCGAAGGTTGGACCCGATGTTCCCTACACATTCGGGATTATTG gtgATCTTGGACAAACTTATGCTTCGAATGAGACATTGTACCATTACATGTCGAACCCTAAAGGCCAAGCCGTTCTCTTTGCTGGAGACTTGTCTTACGCAGACGACCAACCAAACCATGATCAGAGAAAGTGGGATACTTGGGGAAGATTCATGGAGCCTTGCGCTGCTTACCAGCCTTTTATCTTTGCCGCTGGGAATCACGAGATAGATTTCGCTCCGGAGATT GGTGAGCCTCACGCCTTCAAGCCTTACATGCACCGTTACCCTAACTCCTACAAATCCTCAGGGAGCATATCTCCTCTTTGGTACTCAGTCAGACGTGGCCCTGCTCACATCATCATACTCTCCTCTTACTCTGCTTacg GCAAATACACACCACAATACTTGTGGCTGGAGCAAGAGCTGAAGAACGTGAACAGAGAGGAGACTCCATGGTTGATTGTCATTGTTCACTCGCCGTGGTACAACAGCAACAACTACCATTACATGGAAGGTGAGAGCATGAGGATAGCGTTTGAGTCGTGGCTTGTTAACAGCAAAGTTGACTTGGTCTTGGCCGGTCACGTCCATGCCTATGAGAGATCCGAACGTTTCTCCAATATTAAATACAACATCACCAATGGCTTGAGCACTCCTGTGAAAGATCTTAATGCTCCAATGTACATTACAATTGGAGATGGAGGAAACATTGAAGGAATCGCAAACAG TTACACTGACCCTCAACCAAGTTACTCAGCCTACAGAGAGGCTAGTTTCGGTCACGCTCTCTTGGAGATCAAGAACAAGACTCATGCACTCTACACATGGCATAGGAATCAAGACAATGAACCCGTCGCAGCCGATTCTATCATGTTGTATAACAGATACAATTTACAAACGGACGAGTAG
- the LOC106411174 gene encoding beta-galactosidase 3-like: MRSMGTRDSTPRLILWLCLGLLILVVGFVQCGVTYDRKALLINGQRRILFSGSIHYPRSTPDMWEGLIQKAKDGGVDVIETYVFWNLHEPSPGKYDFDGRNDLVRFVKTVHKAGLYAHLRIGPYVCAEWNFGGFPVWLKYVPGISFRTDNEPFKKAMQGFTERIVELMKSENLYESQGGPIILSQIENEYGRQGQLLGAEGHNYMTWAAKMAIATETGVPWVMCKEDDAPDPVINTCNGFYCDSFSPNKPYKPTIWTEAWSGWFTEFGGPMHHRPVQDLAFAVARFIQKGGSFVNYYMYHGGTNFGRTAGGPFVTTSYDYDAPIDEYGLIRQPKYGHLKELHKAIKMCEKTLVSTDPVVTSLGNKQQAHVYSSESGDCSAFLANYDTESASRVLFNNVHYNLPPWSISILPDCRNAVFNTAKVGVQTSQMEMLPTNTANFQWQSYLEDLSSLDDSSTFTTQGLLEQINVTRDTSDYLWYMTSVDIGETESFLHGGELPTLIIQSTGHAVHIFVNGQLSGSAFGTRENRRFTYRGKINLHSRTNKIALLSVAVGLPNVGGHFESWNTGILGPVALHGLSQGKRDLSWQKWTYLVGLRGEAMNLAYPTNTPSIGWMDASLTVQKPQPLTWHKTYFDAPEGDEPLALDMEGMGKGQIWVNGESIGRYWTAFATGDCDHCSYTGTYKPNKCLSGCGQPTQRYYHVPRSWLKPSQNLLVIFEEIGGNPSAVSLVKRSVSGVCAEVSEYHPNIKNWQLESYGKGQTFHRPKVHLKCSPGQAISAIKFASFGTPLGKCGSYQEGECHAATSYAILEKKCVGKARCAVTISNTNFGKDPCPNVLKRLTVEAVCSPETSLTSWKP; the protein is encoded by the exons ATGCGGTCAATGGGGACAAGAGATTCTACTCCACGACTGATTCTCTGGCTCTGCTTAGGGCTTTTGATTCTAGTCGTTGGTTTTGTTCAATGCGGCGTTACCTATGACCGTAAAGCGCTTCTCATCAATGGACAGAGACGAATCCTCTTCTCTGGCTCTATACATTACCCTCGTAGCACACCTGAt ATGTGGGAAGGTTTGATTCAGAAGGCGAAAGATGGAGGCGTTGATGTGATTGAGACTTATGTCTTCTGGAATCTCCATGAGCCTTCTCCTGGCAAA tatGATTTTGATGGGAGAAATGATTTGGTGAGATTCGTGAAGACAGTACACAAAGCTGGTTTATATGCTCATCTTCGCATTGGGCCTTATGTTTGTGCCGAGTGGAATTTTGG AGGGTTCCCTGTTTGGTTGAAGTATGTTCCTGGAATCAGCTTCAGAACAGATAATGAGCCTTTCAAG AAAGCTATGCAAGGATTCACTGAGAGAATTGTTGAGCTGATGAAGAGTGAGAATTTGTACGAGTCCCAGGGTGGTCCCATTATCCTTTCTCAG ATTGAGAATGAGTATGGAAGACAAGGGCAGTTATTGGGTGCTGAAGGTCACAACTACATGACATGGGCTGCTAAAATGGCTATAGCAACTGAGACTGGTGTCCCCTGGGTCATGTGCAAAGAAGACGATGCCCCTGACCCTGTG ATAAACACATGCAACGGTTTCTACTGTGATTCATTTTCTCCAAACAAGCCATACAAGCCAACCATATGGACAGAGGCATGGAGTGGCTG GTTCACTGAGTTCGGTGGGCCAATGCACCATAGACCAGTTCAGGATCTAGCGTTTGCTGTTGCACGTTTCATACAAAAAGGAGGATCCTTTGTTAACTATTACATG TATCACGGAGGGACTAACTTTGGAAGAACAGCTGGAGGTCCATTTGTCACCACCAGCTATGATTATGATGCTCCCATTGACGAATATG GATTAATCAGGCAACCTAAATATGGTCATCTAAAGGAGCTCCACAAAGCTATCAAGATGTGTGAAAAAACTCTGGTTTCTACTGATCCTGTTGTTACATCTTTAGGAAACAAGCAACAG gcTCATGTATACTCTTCAGAATCAGGAGATTGTTCAGCTTTCCTTGCAAACTATGACACAGAATCAGCATCAAGAGTGTTGTTTAACAACGTACATTACAACTTACCTCCTTGGTCAATCAGCATTCTTCCTGACTGTAGAAATGCAGTCTTCAATACTGCCAAG gTTGGAGTTCAAACATCACAGATGGAAATGTTACCAACAAACACAGCCAACTTCCAGTGGCAGAGCTATTTGGAAGATCTTTCATCTCTAGACGACAGCTCCACATTCACCACTCAAGGGCTCTTAGAGCAGATTAATGTCACGCGTGACACTAGCGATTATCTTTGGTACATGACCAG TGTTGATATTGGCGAAACTGAATCATTCTTGCATGGAGGAGAGCTTCCAACTCTCATTATCCAGTCCACTGGACATGCTGTGCATATATTTGTCAATGGACAGCTTTCAG GTTCGGCGTTTGGAACAAGGGAAAACAGGAGATTCACTTATAGAGGAAAGATCAATCTACATTCTCGAACTAACAAAATAGCATTGCTTAGTGTTGCTGTTGGATTACCA AATGTGGGTGGACACTTTGAGTCTTGGAACACTGGAATCTTGGGTCCTGTTGCACTGCACGGTTTGTCTCAAGGGAAGCGAGATTTGTCATGGCAAAAATGGACATACCTGGTGGGGCTGAGAGGTGAAGCTATGAATCTTGCATATCCAACCaacactccttctattgggtgGATGGATGCATCCTTAACTGTACAAAAGCCTCAGCCTTTGACATGGCACAAG acTTATTTTGATGCACCTGAAGGAGACGAGCCACTTGCTTTGGACATGGAAGGAATGGGAAAAGGTCAGATATGGGTGAACGGTGAGAGCATTGGTAGATACTGGACGGCATTTGCAACCGGTGACTGTGATCATTGCAGCTACACAGGAACATACAAACCAAACAAGTGCTTGTCCGGGTGTGGTCAGCCTACACAGAGATACTACCATGTGCCGAGATCATGGTTGAAGCCTAGCCAGAATCTGTTGGTCATATTCGAGGAGATTGGAGGAAACCCATCAGCTGTCTCTTTGGTTAAAAGATCAGTATCTGGAGTCTGTGCTGAAGTTTCTGAATACCACCCGAATATCAAGAACTGGCAACTCGAAAGCTATGGGAAAGGACAAACGTTTCATAGACCAAAGGTTCATTTGAAATGTAGTCCTGGTCAGGCTATTTCAGCTATCAAGTTCGCAAGCTTTGGTACTCCTTTGGGAAAATGTGGGAGTTACCAAGAAGGAGAATGTCATGCAGCTACTTCATACGCTATCTTAGAGAAG AAGTGTGTAGGGAAAGCGAGATGTGCAGTGACGATATCAAACACTAACTTCGGGAAAGATCCGTGTCCGAATGTGTTGAAACGGTTGACTGTTGAAGCTGTTTGTTCTCCTGAGACATCTTTAACCAGTTGGAAGCCTTAA